A genomic window from Herbiconiux sp. A18JL235 includes:
- a CDS encoding heavy metal translocating P-type ATPase codes for MAVTDVELDIGGMTCASCANRIERKLNRVAGVEATVNYATEKARIRTSAELSAEELIAVVEAAGYSAQLPAPPRPEDEPDQADTETLRLRRRLLISAALTVPVAVLSMIPALQFPNWQWLALMLAAPVAVWGAWPFHRAAWVNARHGAATMDTLISVGVLAAFGWSLYALFFGAAGTTGMTMSFTLFGSAHGDEIYLEVAAAVTVFILAGRYFEARAKRDSGAALRALLTLGAKDAAQLRAGVEVRVPVDALVPGDEFVVRPGEKIATDGIIVDGASAVDLSMLTGESVPVEVGIGDRVVGASVNVGGRLTVEVTRVGSDTELARLSRLVEDAQTGKADVQRLADRVSGIFVPIVIGLAIATFITWLLVAGSVEAAFTAAVATLIIACPCALGLATPTALLVGTGRGSQLGILIRGPQVLEQTRRIDTIVLDKTGTVTTGQMAVHGTVAATGEHVAEIMSLAARAESGSEHPIGRAIAAGQSNHPAAEAFQAHSGHGVQAVVNGHLVVAGKADWLTDQWNIPLDPMLSEAQHDAEKDGKTAIVVAWDGIARGVILVGDTLKPESAAAVAEFRRLGLSPVLLTGDNAGAARLVGAAVGISDIRSGVTPQGKLDVIRELQGRGHTVAMVGDGINDAAALAAADLGIAMGTGTDAAIEAADITIMRNDLVAAADAVRLARRTLGIIKGNLFWAFAYNVAAIPVAMLGLLNPLVAGAAMALSSIFVVSNSLRLRGFNPRSFSALSR; via the coding sequence ATGGCTGTCACCGATGTAGAACTCGACATCGGCGGGATGACGTGTGCGTCGTGCGCGAATCGAATCGAACGCAAACTCAACCGGGTAGCCGGAGTCGAAGCCACCGTGAACTACGCAACGGAGAAAGCTCGAATTCGCACCAGCGCTGAACTGTCGGCGGAGGAGCTGATCGCAGTCGTCGAAGCGGCAGGTTACAGCGCGCAGCTTCCCGCACCTCCACGACCCGAAGACGAGCCCGATCAGGCAGACACGGAAACGCTCAGACTGCGGCGTCGTTTGCTGATCTCGGCGGCATTGACCGTGCCGGTGGCCGTGCTTTCAATGATTCCGGCTCTGCAGTTTCCGAATTGGCAGTGGCTCGCCTTGATGCTCGCCGCACCGGTCGCGGTCTGGGGTGCTTGGCCATTCCATCGCGCCGCCTGGGTCAATGCTCGGCACGGCGCCGCCACCATGGACACGCTCATCAGCGTCGGCGTGCTCGCCGCCTTCGGGTGGTCGCTCTACGCGCTATTTTTCGGTGCCGCAGGCACCACCGGTATGACGATGTCCTTCACACTGTTCGGGTCCGCTCACGGTGACGAGATCTACCTCGAAGTCGCAGCCGCGGTCACGGTATTCATCCTCGCCGGACGATATTTCGAAGCCCGCGCAAAACGCGACTCCGGCGCGGCCCTCCGCGCACTTCTGACGCTCGGCGCCAAGGATGCTGCTCAACTCCGCGCGGGTGTCGAGGTGCGAGTTCCTGTCGACGCGCTGGTTCCTGGGGATGAGTTCGTGGTGCGACCGGGCGAGAAGATCGCCACGGACGGGATCATTGTCGACGGGGCATCCGCCGTCGACCTCAGCATGCTGACCGGCGAATCCGTTCCCGTCGAGGTCGGCATCGGAGATCGTGTCGTGGGCGCGAGCGTAAACGTTGGCGGCCGGCTCACGGTCGAGGTCACGCGGGTTGGCTCCGACACGGAGCTGGCGCGTTTGAGTCGGCTTGTTGAGGACGCCCAGACCGGGAAAGCTGACGTTCAACGTCTTGCCGACCGGGTCTCAGGGATTTTCGTGCCCATCGTCATCGGGCTTGCCATCGCCACCTTCATCACCTGGCTCCTGGTCGCTGGTTCGGTAGAAGCAGCATTCACTGCTGCGGTCGCGACGCTTATCATCGCGTGCCCGTGTGCGCTGGGCCTGGCTACCCCCACTGCGTTGCTCGTCGGCACCGGTCGCGGCTCGCAACTAGGGATATTGATCCGCGGCCCGCAGGTGCTCGAACAGACCCGACGCATCGACACGATCGTCTTGGACAAGACCGGGACGGTCACCACGGGGCAAATGGCGGTTCATGGCACCGTCGCAGCGACTGGTGAGCACGTCGCGGAGATCATGAGCCTGGCGGCACGTGCGGAAAGCGGTTCCGAACACCCCATTGGTCGTGCCATCGCCGCCGGCCAATCGAATCACCCCGCCGCGGAGGCGTTTCAGGCGCACAGCGGGCACGGAGTACAGGCCGTCGTCAACGGCCACCTTGTAGTCGCCGGCAAAGCGGATTGGCTGACAGATCAGTGGAACATCCCACTCGACCCAATGCTGAGCGAAGCGCAGCACGATGCGGAGAAAGACGGCAAGACGGCCATTGTGGTGGCGTGGGACGGAATCGCCCGGGGTGTCATCCTTGTTGGCGACACCCTCAAACCGGAAAGCGCCGCCGCTGTGGCCGAGTTCCGCAGGCTGGGGCTGAGCCCCGTGCTTCTCACGGGCGATAATGCGGGAGCTGCGCGCCTGGTCGGGGCCGCTGTGGGAATCAGCGACATCCGGTCGGGAGTCACGCCTCAGGGCAAGCTGGATGTCATCCGCGAGCTCCAGGGCCGCGGACATACGGTCGCGATGGTCGGAGACGGGATCAATGACGCTGCAGCGCTTGCCGCAGCCGACCTTGGCATCGCAATGGGAACAGGAACTGACGCTGCCATCGAAGCTGCGGATATCACGATCATGCGGAACGACCTGGTCGCGGCCGCCGACGCGGTAAGGCTTGCCCGACGCACCCTGGGAATCATCAAAGGCAACCTGTTCTGGGCGTTCGCGTACAACGTCGCGGCCATCCCCGTCGCCATGCTGGGGCTCCTGAACCCGTTGGTTGCGGGGGCCGCTATGGCGCTCTCGTCGATCTTTGTTGTCTCGAACAGTCTGCGGTTGCGCGGGTTCAACCCGAGGTCGTTCTCAGCGCTATCGCGGTAG
- a CDS encoding heavy-metal-associated domain-containing protein, with translation MHSTINDLGLTDANGGCSCGAGSHAEPVAVQGEVATEFLVAGMTCSHCVASVTEEVSAVEGVAAVAVDLNVGGESRVTVSSDSPLDVVAVRAAIEEAGYSVVTAD, from the coding sequence ATGCACAGCACTATCAACGATTTGGGTCTCACCGACGCGAACGGCGGTTGTAGCTGCGGCGCCGGTTCGCATGCCGAACCGGTCGCGGTGCAGGGCGAAGTCGCAACCGAGTTTCTCGTGGCCGGCATGACCTGTTCCCATTGCGTTGCCAGCGTGACCGAAGAGGTTTCTGCTGTTGAAGGGGTGGCGGCCGTGGCGGTCGATTTGAATGTCGGGGGTGAGTCGCGGGTAACCGTATCCAGCGATTCCCCGCTCGATGTTGTCGCTGTGCGGGCCGCGATCGAGGAAGCGGGATACTCGGTGGTGACGGCCGACTGA
- a CDS encoding FAD-dependent oxidoreductase: MHLVAIGGSDAGISTALRARELDPSVDVTVVVADSYPNFSICGIPYYFSREVNPWQSLAHRTHADLEATGMQLRLDTLATSIDVAGQQLTVRDANGQESTIAYDELMVGTGASPSTAGIEASGLGPDDGVHVLHSMGDTFALERYLDEHQPETAIIVGAGYVGLEMAEALTVRGLQVTQLQRGPEVLSTLDPELGSLVHDELTRHGVDVVTGTRVQQITRTAAGLTVTGQRDGTEFARTAALVLVVVGVRPNTSLLTEAGASTGAGGAVVVDEQMRTGLPHVWAAGDGVVTHHRLLGVTYLPLGTTAHKQGRVAGENAIGGDARFAGSLGTQVVKVFDLVAARTGLRDHEAVTAGHAPLSVTAIADDHKAYYPGAKPLSIRITGDTDSGLLLGAQLVGARGAEIAKRVDTYAIALHHGMTVDSMSDLDLSYTPPLGSPWDAVQVAAQDWSREFRRVTA, translated from the coding sequence ATGCATCTTGTAGCGATCGGCGGAAGCGACGCCGGAATCTCCACCGCACTCCGCGCCCGCGAACTCGACCCCTCCGTCGACGTGACCGTCGTCGTCGCAGACTCCTACCCGAACTTCTCCATCTGCGGCATCCCCTACTACTTCTCCCGCGAGGTCAACCCGTGGCAGTCGCTCGCCCACCGCACCCACGCGGACCTCGAAGCGACCGGAATGCAGCTGCGCCTCGACACCCTCGCCACGAGCATCGACGTCGCCGGGCAGCAGCTCACCGTCCGCGACGCGAACGGGCAGGAATCGACGATCGCCTACGACGAGCTGATGGTCGGCACCGGGGCATCCCCGTCGACGGCCGGCATCGAAGCCAGTGGGCTCGGCCCTGACGACGGCGTGCACGTGCTGCACTCCATGGGCGACACCTTCGCGCTCGAGCGCTACCTCGACGAACACCAGCCCGAAACCGCGATCATCGTCGGCGCCGGCTACGTCGGCCTTGAAATGGCCGAAGCCCTCACCGTCCGCGGCCTCCAGGTCACCCAGCTCCAGCGCGGCCCCGAAGTGCTCTCCACTCTCGACCCCGAACTCGGCTCCCTCGTCCACGACGAACTCACCCGCCACGGCGTCGACGTCGTCACCGGCACCCGCGTCCAGCAGATCACCCGCACCGCCGCCGGCCTCACCGTCACCGGCCAACGGGACGGCACCGAGTTCGCCCGCACAGCCGCCCTCGTGCTCGTAGTCGTCGGCGTGCGCCCTAACACGAGTCTCCTCACGGAGGCGGGTGCGAGCACGGGGGCCGGGGGAGCGGTCGTCGTCGACGAGCAGATGCGCACCGGACTGCCCCACGTCTGGGCAGCGGGCGACGGCGTGGTCACCCACCACCGCCTCCTCGGCGTCACCTACCTGCCTCTTGGCACGACCGCGCACAAGCAGGGCAGGGTGGCCGGCGAGAACGCGATCGGCGGCGATGCCCGGTTCGCCGGCAGCCTCGGCACCCAGGTCGTGAAGGTCTTCGACCTCGTCGCCGCCCGCACCGGGCTCCGCGACCACGAGGCCGTTACGGCCGGGCACGCACCCCTGAGCGTCACGGCAATCGCGGACGACCACAAGGCCTACTACCCGGGCGCGAAACCGCTCAGCATCCGCATCACCGGCGACACCGACTCCGGGCTGCTGCTCGGTGCGCAGCTCGTCGGCGCCCGAGGAGCGGAGATCGCCAAGCGCGTCGACACCTACGCCATCGCGCTGCACCACGGCATGACCGTGGATTCCATGAGCGACCTCGACCTCTCCTACACGCCCCCACTTGGTTCGCCGTGGGACGCGGTGCAGGTCGCCGCCCAAGACTGGAGCCGTGAGTTCCGCCGAGTCACCGCGTAG
- a CDS encoding aquaporin has translation MKIPHPHPELSRPHLARRVIAEFVGTGLLVTVVVGSGIAAQQLSAGDVGLQLLENSIATALGLAVLILMLGPVSGAHFNPVVSIADWLIGRRGHGLPGRDLGPYLLAQIAGGIAGTLLAGVMFDVAPALSTTDRASGGHLVGEVVATAGLVLLIFALARTGKGAVTAAAVGAYIGAAYWFTSSTSFANPAVTIARTFTDTFAGIAPASVAPFILAQLVGAALGLGLLLVLYPPAARTAGDVVVPQPVEAH, from the coding sequence ATGAAGATCCCACACCCTCACCCCGAGCTGTCCCGCCCGCATCTGGCGCGCCGGGTGATCGCTGAATTCGTCGGCACCGGCCTGCTCGTGACGGTCGTCGTGGGCTCCGGGATCGCGGCGCAGCAGCTCTCGGCCGGCGACGTCGGCTTGCAACTGCTGGAGAACAGCATCGCCACCGCGCTCGGCCTGGCGGTGCTGATCCTGATGCTCGGCCCGGTGTCAGGGGCGCACTTCAACCCGGTCGTGTCGATCGCGGATTGGCTCATCGGCCGTCGTGGCCACGGCCTCCCGGGCCGCGACCTCGGCCCGTACCTGCTCGCGCAGATCGCGGGCGGCATCGCCGGCACCCTGCTGGCCGGAGTCATGTTCGACGTCGCCCCGGCACTCTCGACCACTGATCGGGCATCCGGCGGGCACCTGGTCGGGGAAGTCGTGGCTACGGCGGGCCTGGTGCTGCTGATCTTCGCGCTCGCCCGCACCGGGAAGGGTGCGGTCACCGCGGCCGCGGTCGGCGCGTACATCGGGGCGGCGTACTGGTTCACCAGCTCGACGTCGTTCGCGAACCCTGCCGTGACGATCGCCCGCACGTTCACCGACACCTTCGCCGGCATCGCCCCCGCATCCGTCGCCCCGTTCATCCTCGCCCAGCTCGTCGGCGCCGCCCTCGGCCTCGGCCTGCTGCTCGTGCTCTACCCGCCCGCCGCCCGCACGGCGGGCGACGTCGTGGTCCCTCAACCTGTCGAAGCCCACTGA
- a CDS encoding MarR family transcriptional regulator, which translates to MNIERSEELERRAAKHAALSEPARLRIVDLLTLGDLSPTEIQVALGIRSNLITHHLNALEAVGMIARTRSEADKRRSYVHLTDTALDGLTPGAVGRADRVVFVCTANSARSQLAAALWEQQSAIPATSGGTHPAEQIDAGAIAAARRHDLTLADVRPRILADVLTDTDFVVTVCDNAHEELGVTGNLHWSIPDPVRIGTVAAFDTAYAELQRRISDLAPRLAAS; encoded by the coding sequence ATGAACATTGAACGAAGTGAAGAGTTGGAGCGGCGGGCAGCAAAGCACGCCGCGCTCAGCGAGCCGGCACGGCTGCGCATCGTCGACCTGCTCACGCTGGGCGACCTCTCCCCCACCGAAATCCAGGTCGCGCTCGGCATCCGCTCGAACCTCATCACTCATCATCTGAACGCCCTGGAGGCGGTCGGCATGATCGCCCGGACCCGATCGGAGGCCGACAAGCGGCGCTCCTACGTGCACCTGACCGACACCGCACTCGACGGGCTCACCCCGGGCGCAGTGGGCCGCGCCGACCGGGTGGTGTTCGTCTGCACCGCGAACTCCGCCCGATCGCAGCTCGCGGCCGCGCTCTGGGAGCAGCAATCGGCCATCCCGGCCACGTCCGGGGGTACGCATCCGGCCGAGCAAATCGACGCAGGCGCGATCGCCGCCGCTCGCCGTCACGACCTCACTCTCGCGGATGTGCGACCGCGCATCCTCGCTGATGTGCTCACGGACACCGATTTCGTTGTCACCGTCTGCGATAACGCTCATGAAGAGTTGGGCGTGACCGGGAACCTCCACTGGTCGATCCCGGACCCGGTTCGGATCGGCACCGTTGCCGCGTTCGACACCGCTTACGCCGAGCTGCAACGACGCATCTCGGACCTCGCTCCGCGGCTCGCCGCATCCTGA
- a CDS encoding arsenate reductase ArsC: MNPAITLDQQYALKTAATRLEREFAGTFNVETIERFLHSSYDQFAGRAKVTTFLPLLAEKFARQRLSALARVEGKHLDGKPTVLFLCIHNAGRSQMALGFFEHYAGENAVAWSGGSEPGDQVNGEAIAVMTERGIDISNEYPKPWTDEVVRAADVVITMGCGDACPIFPGKRYEEWVLDDPAGLTATDIRPIRDEIERRVLALLDELHVAPRFTSSHA; this comes from the coding sequence ATGAATCCCGCCATCACCCTCGATCAGCAGTACGCGTTAAAGACCGCGGCCACCCGCCTCGAACGCGAGTTCGCCGGCACCTTCAACGTGGAGACGATCGAACGGTTCCTGCATTCCTCCTACGACCAGTTCGCGGGACGTGCGAAAGTCACCACGTTCTTGCCGCTGCTGGCCGAGAAGTTCGCCCGCCAACGGCTGAGCGCCCTCGCCCGAGTCGAGGGAAAGCACCTCGACGGCAAACCCACCGTGCTGTTCCTCTGCATCCACAACGCCGGCCGCTCCCAGATGGCCCTCGGGTTCTTCGAGCACTACGCCGGCGAGAACGCGGTCGCCTGGTCGGGTGGTTCAGAACCGGGCGACCAGGTGAACGGTGAAGCGATCGCCGTGATGACCGAGCGCGGTATCGACATCTCGAACGAGTACCCGAAGCCGTGGACGGATGAGGTCGTGCGCGCCGCAGACGTCGTGATCACGATGGGCTGCGGCGACGCCTGCCCGATCTTCCCCGGGAAACGCTACGAGGAATGGGTGCTCGACGACCCGGCCGGGTTGACCGCCACGGATATCCGGCCGATTCGCGACGAGATCGAGCGCCG